One Rhinolophus sinicus isolate RSC01 linkage group LG06, ASM3656204v1, whole genome shotgun sequence DNA window includes the following coding sequences:
- the RAB1B gene encoding ras-related protein Rab-1B: MNPEYDYLFKLLLIGDSGVGKSCLLLRFADDTYTESYISTIGVDFKIRTIELDGKTIKLQIWDTAGQERFRTITSSYYRGAHGIIVVYDVTDQESYANVKQWLQEIDRYASENVNKLLVGNKSDLTTKKVVDNTTAKEFADSLGIPFLETSAKNATNVEQAFMTMAAEIKKRMGPGAASGGERPNLKIDSTPVKPAGGGCC; encoded by the exons TGACTACCTGTTCAAGCTGCTTTTGATTGGTGACTCGGGCGTGGGCAAGTCATGCTTGCTCCTGCGGTTTGCT GATGACACGTACACAGAGAGCTACATCAGCACCATTGGGGTGGACTTCAAGATCCGAACCATTGAGCTGGATGGCAAAACCATCAAACTTCAGATC TGGGACACAGCTGGTCAGGAGCGGTTCCGGACCATTACTTCCAGCTACTACCGGGGGGCGCACGGCATCATTGTGGTGTATGACGTCACTGACCAG GAATCCTATGCCAACGTGAAGCAGTGGCTACAGGAGATCGACCGCTATGCCAGCGAGAATGTCAATAAGCTCCTGGTGGGCAACAAGAGTGACCTCACCACCAAGAAAGTGGTGGATAACACCACCGCCAAG GAGTTTGCGGACTCTCTGGGCATTCCCTTCCTGGAGACGAGTGCCAAGAACGCCACCAACGTTGAGCAGGCCTTCATGACCATGGCTGCTGAGATCAAAAAGCGGAtggggcctggggctgcctcGGGGGGTGAGCGGCCCAACCTCAAGATTGACAGCACCCCTGTGAAGCCGGCTGGTGGCGGCTGTTGCTAG